From one Lactiplantibacillus paraplantarum genomic stretch:
- the sufU gene encoding Fe-S cluster assembly sulfur transfer protein SufU, with protein MGLSKLSGLYREVILDHGDHPHHKNTLPNATHAITLKNPTCGDVINLAIQLDAHDQIEDIGFTGEGCTISQASASMMTDAVMGKSKEQALAMAKTFSDMAIGKQHSQADMDALEDAAILSNIMQFPARIKCATLAWWALQRALLAENGNEEESEV; from the coding sequence ATGGGACTGTCTAAGTTAAGTGGCTTGTATCGCGAAGTAATTTTAGATCACGGTGATCATCCGCATCACAAAAATACGTTGCCAAACGCGACACATGCCATTACGTTGAAAAATCCAACTTGTGGCGACGTCATCAATTTGGCGATTCAATTGGATGCGCATGATCAAATCGAAGATATTGGATTTACGGGTGAGGGCTGTACCATCAGTCAAGCTTCAGCCAGCATGATGACGGATGCGGTGATGGGTAAGTCGAAAGAACAGGCGTTAGCGATGGCCAAGACGTTTTCAGATATGGCAATCGGTAAGCAACACTCGCAGGCCGATATGGATGCCTTAGAAGATGCTGCAATTTTATCGAATATTATGCAATTTCCGGCACGAATCAAATGTGCCACGCTAGCTTGGTGGGCTTTGCAACGGGCATTGCTTGCTGAAAATGGCAATGAGGAGGAATCAGAAGTATGA
- the sufD gene encoding Fe-S cluster assembly protein SufD, whose amino-acid sequence MEATADYETIKTTLAAAANEHGEPHWLVERRLAALDAMQGLTVPKADRFSIRDWPLTPTDQPLKFSRSDRTLATDVTAETGHIQIVQVGQTTVTVNLSDELDEQGVILTDMFTAFREHPQLTEKHFMGKVVKTDEDRLTSYHTAFLNAGVFLYVPKGVTVKEPIEITTIQDSTRAQPLISHVLIVAEQDSHFAVTQHLTTKGDVDNIANCVVEILARADSEVHFSAFDELGANTTAYLNRRAAISRGAKVDWAIGMMNNGNTFGDFDSELIGEGAKSDAKVITVTTKAQDVCVNTRVTNRGKKTDGNIVQRGVIMEKSNLIFNGIGHIIHGASGAHAEQENRVLMMSDDAHGDANPILLIDENDVLAGHAASVGQIDQNQMYYLMSRGIDKPQAQRLVIRGFLSTVIGAIPSKTVRTRLTNTIERKLEDGIQF is encoded by the coding sequence ATGGAAGCAACTGCTGATTATGAAACTATCAAGACAACGCTAGCCGCGGCTGCTAACGAACATGGTGAACCGCACTGGCTCGTTGAACGCCGTTTAGCGGCTTTAGATGCGATGCAAGGTCTGACGGTTCCCAAAGCTGATCGCTTTAGTATTCGCGACTGGCCGCTGACGCCCACTGACCAACCACTAAAGTTCAGTCGTTCGGATCGGACTTTAGCAACTGATGTAACGGCTGAAACTGGTCATATTCAAATCGTACAAGTTGGGCAGACGACGGTGACCGTCAACTTGTCTGATGAATTGGATGAACAAGGCGTCATTTTGACCGACATGTTCACGGCTTTTCGCGAACATCCGCAACTAACTGAAAAACATTTTATGGGCAAAGTCGTCAAAACTGACGAGGACCGGTTGACTAGCTATCACACCGCGTTTTTGAACGCCGGGGTCTTCCTCTATGTTCCTAAAGGGGTTACTGTCAAAGAACCAATCGAGATCACCACGATCCAGGATAGTACCCGAGCGCAACCGTTAATTAGTCACGTTTTGATTGTGGCTGAACAAGACAGTCATTTCGCAGTAACTCAGCACCTGACAACGAAGGGTGACGTCGATAATATCGCCAACTGTGTTGTGGAAATTTTGGCACGGGCTGACAGTGAAGTGCATTTTTCAGCGTTCGATGAACTCGGAGCCAACACGACTGCTTATTTGAATCGGCGGGCCGCGATCAGTCGGGGAGCCAAAGTCGATTGGGCGATTGGCATGATGAATAACGGTAACACTTTCGGGGACTTTGACTCGGAACTGATCGGTGAAGGCGCCAAATCCGATGCCAAGGTCATCACAGTGACGACCAAGGCCCAGGATGTCTGTGTTAATACGCGGGTCACCAACCGTGGTAAGAAGACTGACGGCAATATCGTACAACGTGGGGTCATTATGGAAAAGTCTAACCTGATCTTTAACGGAATCGGTCACATTATTCATGGAGCCTCCGGTGCACATGCTGAACAGGAAAATCGGGTTTTGATGATGTCTGATGATGCCCATGGCGACGCGAATCCGATCCTATTGATCGATGAAAATGACGTGTTAGCTGGACATGCAGCAAGTGTTGGTCAAATTGATCAAAATCAAATGTACTATTTGATGAGTCGTGGGATTGATAAACCACAGGCCCAACGGTTGGTTATTCGGGGCTTCTTAAGTACCGTGATTGGTGCGATCCCATCGAAGACTGTCCGGACTCGCTTAACGAACACGATTGAAAGGAAGCTTGAAGATGGCATCCAATTTTGA
- a CDS encoding MoaD/ThiS family protein: MELTIKLFAMLAEQVGPTVTVTVSTPATAAMVKPALSQRTPALKAVINNARIAVNQEFIADDQQVLQSTDEIALIPPVSGG, translated from the coding sequence ATGGAACTAACGATTAAGTTGTTTGCGATGCTAGCGGAACAAGTCGGGCCAACGGTCACGGTGACCGTATCAACGCCGGCGACCGCGGCCATGGTCAAGCCAGCTTTGAGCCAACGAACGCCGGCGCTTAAAGCTGTAATCAATAATGCGCGGATCGCGGTTAATCAAGAATTCATCGCTGATGACCAGCAAGTTTTACAATCGACTGATGAGATTGCACTAATTCCGCCGGTCAGCGGGGGTTAA
- the sufB gene encoding Fe-S cluster assembly protein SufB, whose product MSEVPDVVKNDRDYEYGFHDDVKPAYSTGRGLTEATVREISAAKHEPQWMLDYRLNAYHEYLKMPLPKFGPDLTKLDLKNMLYYQKMTDKKFRDWKEVPADLKRTFDRLGVPEAERKYLAGSSAQYESEVVYHNMRKDFEKLGIIFTDTDTALHDYPELFKKWFGKLVKPTDNKFAALNAAVWSGGSFIYVPKGVQTKTPIQSYFRLNAENSGQFERTLIIVEDGASVDYVEGCTAPNYSSDSLHAAVVEVNVEPNAYCRYTTIQNWSDNVYSLETKRAAAAENATMEWVDGNLGSKVTMKYPSVYLNGEGARGTMLSIAVASNGIHQDSGARMIHNAKNTSSSIVSKSIAKTGGATDYRGTVRFAKHSDGSKAHVECDTIIMDDQSSSNTIPYNEIDSANVAMEHEAKVSKISEEQLYYLMSRGISEAKATEMIIMGFVEPFTKQLPMEYAVELNRLISFEMEGSIG is encoded by the coding sequence ATGAGTGAAGTACCTGACGTGGTCAAAAATGACCGTGATTATGAATATGGATTTCATGATGATGTCAAACCAGCGTATTCAACTGGGCGGGGATTAACGGAAGCCACGGTGCGCGAAATTTCCGCGGCCAAACATGAGCCACAATGGATGCTGGATTACCGGTTAAACGCCTATCATGAATATTTAAAGATGCCGCTGCCAAAATTTGGCCCGGATCTTACGAAACTCGATTTGAAGAATATGTTGTATTATCAAAAGATGACCGATAAGAAGTTCCGGGACTGGAAAGAAGTCCCAGCTGACTTGAAGCGGACGTTTGACCGGTTAGGTGTGCCTGAAGCTGAACGGAAATACTTGGCTGGTTCATCGGCGCAGTATGAATCTGAAGTCGTTTATCACAATATGCGTAAAGATTTTGAAAAGTTAGGGATTATTTTTACCGATACCGATACGGCACTCCACGATTATCCGGAATTGTTCAAGAAGTGGTTTGGTAAACTCGTCAAGCCAACCGACAATAAGTTTGCGGCTTTAAACGCAGCCGTCTGGTCGGGTGGCTCCTTCATCTACGTGCCGAAAGGTGTTCAGACGAAGACACCGATTCAGTCGTATTTCCGGTTAAACGCTGAAAATTCGGGTCAGTTTGAGCGGACCTTGATTATCGTGGAAGATGGGGCCAGTGTCGACTATGTTGAGGGTTGTACGGCCCCTAATTATTCTTCGGATAGTTTGCACGCGGCCGTCGTTGAGGTTAATGTTGAACCGAACGCTTACTGCCGTTATACGACGATCCAAAACTGGTCCGATAACGTTTATAGTCTAGAAACTAAGCGGGCTGCGGCGGCCGAAAACGCCACGATGGAATGGGTCGATGGGAATTTAGGGTCCAAGGTCACGATGAAGTACCCGAGTGTTTACTTAAATGGTGAGGGCGCCCGTGGGACCATGTTATCAATCGCGGTTGCCAGCAATGGCATTCACCAAGATTCTGGTGCCCGGATGATTCATAATGCCAAGAATACCTCCAGTTCGATTGTTTCGAAGTCGATTGCTAAGACTGGTGGTGCGACTGATTACCGTGGGACCGTGCGTTTTGCCAAGCATTCGGACGGTTCCAAAGCGCATGTTGAGTGCGACACAATCATCATGGATGATCAGTCGTCTTCCAATACGATTCCGTATAACGAAATTGACAGTGCTAACGTGGCGATGGAACATGAAGCCAAAGTTTCTAAAATTTCAGAGGAACAACTTTACTACTTGATGAGCCGGGGAATTTCAGAAGCTAAGGCCACTGAAATGATTATTATGGGCTTTGTGGAACCATTTACAAAGCAATTGCCGATGGAATATGCGGTTGAACTGAACCGGTTGATTAGTTTTGAGATGGAAGGATCAATCGGGTAG
- a CDS encoding cysteine desulfurase has product MASNFETLRSDFPILDQQVNDERLVYLDNAATAQRPNQVVDALVHFYQHDNANVHRGVHTLAERATSQYEAARAKVQRFINAAKTDEIVFTKGTTDSLNLIASTYGEANIQAGDEIVISIMEHHSNLIPWQQLALRKHATLKYIELTATGELDMADAANKISDRTKIVSVTHASNVLGTVNPIKALARLAHQHGAVMIADGAQAAPHMPVDVQALDVDFYAFSGHKMLGPTGIGVLYGRENLLATMPPYQFGGEMIGFVHRDDSTWAELPWKFEAGTQNIAGAIGLGAAVDYLTQLGMDQVQQHEQQLVNYLLPKLIAMPGVTVYGPQDPQHHTGVIAFNIDGLHPHDAATALDMEGVAVRAGHHCAQPLMAALGLVATARASFYIYNTQADADQLLTSLQATKEFFEHGTV; this is encoded by the coding sequence ATGGCATCCAATTTTGAGACGTTACGGTCAGATTTTCCCATTCTAGACCAACAAGTGAATGATGAACGACTTGTCTACCTGGATAATGCGGCGACTGCTCAGCGCCCCAACCAAGTCGTGGATGCGCTCGTTCACTTTTATCAACACGATAATGCCAATGTTCATCGCGGTGTGCACACCTTAGCAGAGCGGGCCACTAGTCAATACGAAGCTGCGCGCGCTAAGGTGCAACGGTTCATCAATGCTGCAAAAACGGATGAAATTGTCTTCACGAAAGGAACGACGGACAGTCTCAACCTGATTGCCAGTACTTATGGTGAAGCTAATATTCAAGCGGGTGATGAGATCGTCATTTCGATTATGGAACATCATAGTAATTTAATTCCGTGGCAACAGTTAGCGTTGCGTAAGCACGCCACCTTGAAATATATTGAGTTAACGGCGACTGGTGAATTGGACATGGCCGATGCGGCCAACAAGATTTCGGATCGAACAAAAATCGTTTCAGTGACCCATGCTAGTAATGTATTGGGAACGGTCAATCCAATCAAGGCGTTAGCACGATTGGCGCATCAACACGGTGCCGTGATGATCGCGGATGGGGCGCAAGCAGCCCCTCATATGCCGGTCGATGTTCAGGCACTCGATGTTGACTTTTACGCATTTTCGGGGCATAAGATGCTGGGACCAACCGGTATTGGCGTTCTATATGGTCGCGAGAACTTATTAGCTACGATGCCACCGTATCAATTTGGTGGTGAGATGATTGGCTTTGTTCACCGCGATGACAGTACCTGGGCGGAACTACCGTGGAAGTTTGAAGCGGGCACTCAGAATATTGCCGGTGCGATCGGCTTGGGCGCAGCGGTTGATTATTTGACACAACTCGGTATGGATCAGGTTCAGCAACACGAACAGCAATTAGTCAATTACTTATTGCCTAAGTTGATTGCAATGCCTGGTGTCACGGTCTACGGTCCCCAAGATCCACAACATCATACGGGTGTCATCGCCTTTAATATCGACGGTTTGCACCCGCACGACGCGGCTACCGCGTTGGATATGGAAGGTGTCGCCGTTCGCGCGGGTCATCACTGTGCCCAGCCTCTAATGGCAGCGCTCGGCTTAGTGGCGACTGCACGGGCTAGCTTTTACATTTACAATACGCAAGCGGACGCTGATCAATTATTAACGTCACTCCAAGCAACAAAGGAGTTTTTCGAACATGGGACTGTCTAA
- a CDS encoding nitrate/nitrite transporter, giving the protein MTVEDAQTSTRWRAYLALGLATVAMIVCFMSWSNFAPLAGELAIKFHLSVSQRTLLLATPVLLGSIMRIPVGILSDRYGGKKVYLILMAFILIPLLMITKVHTYGMLLVAALLVGMAGTSFAVGVSYASVWFPPEKQGLALGIVSMGNMGNAVAALTLPSISTSYGFNMVYYFLMVLTVILAVLFAIFCREMPVDKTKTVTGALAVAKESSTWYLSLFYFLTFGLFVSFTNLTPLFLEDIFRVPQVTAGLYAALFAGLCTVVRPIGGAAADKWRPMQMLQWIFIGITVFAVIITLTFSNQSLFIFGIVGAGLIAGFGNGVIFKMVPYVSQGNTGAVTGFVGALGGLGGFFPPLLVGWIHTWTGSYRLGIVLLALTGLVCWYALWRRFIHGDVHIVK; this is encoded by the coding sequence ATGACAGTTGAAGATGCTCAGACAAGTACGCGTTGGCGGGCCTATTTAGCGTTAGGCCTGGCAACGGTGGCGATGATTGTTTGCTTTATGTCATGGTCAAACTTTGCACCATTAGCGGGAGAGCTCGCAATCAAGTTTCATTTGAGTGTGTCGCAACGGACGCTGCTACTAGCAACGCCAGTACTACTCGGGTCAATCATGCGAATTCCAGTCGGGATTTTGAGTGATCGGTATGGTGGTAAAAAGGTTTATCTGATCTTGATGGCCTTCATCTTGATCCCGCTGTTGATGATCACGAAGGTACACACGTACGGCATGTTGTTGGTCGCGGCGTTACTCGTTGGGATGGCCGGAACGTCTTTTGCCGTCGGAGTTTCGTATGCCTCAGTCTGGTTTCCGCCCGAAAAACAAGGATTAGCATTAGGAATCGTTAGCATGGGGAATATGGGGAATGCGGTCGCCGCATTGACGCTGCCATCAATTTCGACCTCGTATGGATTTAACATGGTTTACTATTTCTTGATGGTATTAACGGTCATCTTGGCTGTTCTGTTCGCCATCTTTTGCCGCGAAATGCCGGTCGATAAGACGAAGACTGTGACGGGCGCATTGGCTGTCGCAAAGGAAAGTAGTACTTGGTACTTGTCATTATTTTATTTTCTAACGTTTGGTCTGTTTGTCTCATTCACTAATTTGACACCACTGTTCTTGGAAGATATTTTCCGTGTACCACAAGTAACAGCAGGCTTATACGCTGCATTATTCGCCGGTCTTTGTACCGTTGTTCGACCAATTGGTGGGGCGGCGGCCGATAAGTGGCGACCGATGCAGATGTTACAGTGGATTTTTATCGGCATCACCGTCTTTGCCGTGATTATTACGTTGACTTTTAGCAACCAGTCATTGTTTATCTTTGGTATTGTTGGCGCCGGATTGATTGCCGGCTTCGGTAACGGGGTCATTTTTAAGATGGTGCCGTATGTATCACAGGGGAATACTGGTGCTGTCACCGGTTTTGTCGGCGCTTTAGGTGGTCTGGGCGGTTTCTTTCCACCACTATTAGTGGGGTGGATTCATACTTGGACGGGTAGTTATCGGCTCGGTATCGTGCTCTTAGCCCTCACTGGCTTAGTTTGTTGGTATGCCCTTTGGCGCCGATTTATTCATGGTGACGTCCACATTGTTAAATAA
- a CDS encoding molybdenum cofactor biosynthesis protein MoaE, with translation MAMIKLSATPLDVNALYQALKAPEYGGIVTFVGTVRQWTGSIETQSIDYSAYAEMAISQLNKLAAPIEAKGARVVIVHRVGHLDLMDEAVFVGVAAAHRAEAFEWCQYLIDTLKKEVPIWKKEFDADKVRWGD, from the coding sequence ATGGCGATGATCAAATTGTCGGCGACGCCATTGGATGTGAATGCGTTGTATCAAGCATTGAAGGCACCAGAATATGGCGGCATTGTCACGTTTGTTGGCACCGTTCGTCAGTGGACGGGCTCAATTGAGACACAGTCGATCGATTATTCGGCGTATGCGGAGATGGCCATCAGTCAACTTAACAAATTAGCAGCGCCCATTGAAGCTAAAGGCGCCCGCGTGGTGATCGTGCATCGGGTCGGACATCTGGATTTGATGGATGAAGCGGTTTTTGTTGGCGTCGCGGCCGCGCACCGTGCTGAGGCCTTCGAGTGGTGCCAATACTTAATTGATACACTGAAAAAGGAAGTCCCAATTTGGAAGAAAGAATTTGATGCCGACAAGGTTCGTTGGGGGGATTAA
- the moaA gene encoding GTP 3',8-cyclase MoaA — protein MEKLYDSYDRLHDYVRLSITDRCNLRCVYCMPKEGLPFFPTDRVLSQDEIVQLIENFAAMGVSKVRITGGEPLLRTDVVEIVRRIKAVDGINDISITTNGLFLAKLAKPLKEAGLDRLNISLDTFKADRYKKITRGGNIQQVLDGIAVASKLHFKKIKLNIVLIKGQNDDEVLDFLHYTKDHDVNARFIEFMPIGNSLKTWQKEYVGLKNVFDTCKDNGLAYHPIVLRGNGPSDNYQIEGYEGSFGLIHPISSKFCENCNRLRITADGYVKACLYWNEEIDIRSAIGDPVVFRKLIQKALDNKPLNHEMAMSETDRIIDKAPTWRHMSQIGG, from the coding sequence ATGGAAAAATTATATGACAGTTATGATCGTTTGCATGATTACGTGCGGTTATCGATTACGGACCGTTGTAATTTGCGGTGTGTATATTGTATGCCGAAAGAGGGGCTACCGTTTTTCCCAACGGATCGAGTCTTGTCGCAGGATGAAATTGTCCAATTGATCGAGAATTTTGCGGCCATGGGAGTGTCTAAGGTCCGAATCACTGGTGGCGAACCACTGTTACGGACGGATGTGGTCGAAATTGTTCGGCGTATCAAGGCGGTCGACGGGATTAACGATATTTCAATCACAACTAATGGGCTATTTTTAGCGAAATTAGCTAAGCCACTGAAAGAAGCCGGATTGGATCGATTGAATATTAGTCTGGATACGTTTAAAGCGGATCGGTACAAAAAAATTACGCGGGGCGGTAATATTCAACAGGTTTTAGATGGAATCGCCGTGGCTAGTAAGTTACATTTCAAAAAGATCAAGTTGAACATTGTTTTGATCAAGGGGCAAAATGATGACGAAGTCCTAGATTTCTTACATTACACCAAGGACCACGATGTTAATGCGCGGTTCATTGAGTTCATGCCGATTGGGAATTCATTGAAGACCTGGCAAAAGGAATACGTGGGTTTAAAAAACGTCTTTGATACTTGTAAAGACAACGGCTTAGCTTATCATCCAATCGTTTTGCGTGGTAACGGACCGTCTGATAATTATCAAATTGAAGGTTATGAGGGAAGTTTCGGTCTTATTCATCCAATCAGTTCTAAGTTTTGTGAAAACTGTAATCGATTACGAATTACTGCTGACGGGTACGTCAAAGCATGCTTGTATTGGAACGAAGAAATCGATATCCGGTCAGCCATTGGTGATCCGGTGGTGTTTCGCAAACTTATTCAAAAGGCGTTAGATAATAAGCCGCTCAATCATGAAATGGCCATGTCCGAAACTGACCGCATCATTGATAAAGCCCCAACGTGGCGGCATATGAGTCAGATTGGAGGATAA
- a CDS encoding flavodoxin, with amino-acid sequence MKAEIIYASLTGNNEEIAEITQNQLREQHVDTNFTEIGQADAFDLPVADLIVIVPYTYGEGDLPEEGLDFFDDLQDVDLSGTVFGVTGSGDRWYAEDYCKAVVEFDHQLETTGATRGVQPLFIDLHPEDADEQRLNDFTTSLIKTATQLEV; translated from the coding sequence ATGAAAGCTGAAATTATTTATGCTTCGTTAACTGGTAATAATGAAGAGATTGCAGAAATTACTCAAAATCAGCTTCGTGAGCAGCACGTTGATACTAATTTCACTGAGATTGGTCAGGCCGACGCCTTTGACCTGCCCGTAGCCGATTTAATCGTGATCGTGCCTTATACATATGGCGAGGGCGACTTACCGGAAGAAGGCCTCGACTTCTTTGATGATCTCCAAGATGTCGACCTCAGTGGAACTGTTTTTGGTGTCACGGGATCAGGCGATCGTTGGTACGCTGAGGATTATTGCAAGGCCGTGGTCGAATTTGACCACCAGCTTGAAACGACTGGTGCTACGCGGGGCGTCCAACCCCTGTTTATCGATCTCCATCCCGAGGACGCCGACGAACAACGGCTCAACGACTTCACGACTAGCCTGATTAAAACGGCTACGCAACTGGAGGTCTAG
- a CDS encoding ABC transporter substrate-binding protein, with protein sequence MKKTRRILLGLALIIGLSVGAGCRSTASQSKTTNASQSATTRTVTDMAGTKVKVPTKVTRVADLWHANNQVVLLLGGQKKLVATTQMIKQSPWFKTIDPGISKVTAPFAGDDLQTEELLKVKPDVVITADAAQVKQARKAKIPTINAMYQTFAGLRQSVNLTAQVLGGTAPKIAKAYQKTLTTNLNDVKTQLKGVTSKPKVLHFVNATNLNQVDGTGTIVNEWIKAAGGQNALTQKGNMISVTTETLAKSNPDVIIVGSATTAEARAALKKNAVLSKLTAVKKNRVYGNPQGTFPWDRYSAEEALQVLWAAKKLHPDQFQDLDMVVKTKAFYQQFYHYQLSTAQANRLLNGASTPK encoded by the coding sequence ATGAAAAAGACACGACGCATCTTATTAGGATTAGCGCTCATCATCGGGTTGAGCGTTGGGGCTGGCTGCCGTTCGACTGCAAGTCAGTCGAAGACGACTAATGCGTCTCAGTCGGCGACGACTAGGACGGTAACAGACATGGCTGGCACCAAGGTCAAAGTACCAACAAAAGTGACGCGGGTCGCTGATTTGTGGCACGCCAATAATCAGGTCGTCTTGTTGTTAGGCGGTCAGAAAAAGTTGGTGGCCACGACCCAGATGATCAAGCAGTCACCGTGGTTCAAGACGATTGATCCCGGAATCAGCAAAGTCACCGCGCCATTTGCGGGTGATGATCTTCAGACAGAAGAATTGTTGAAAGTTAAGCCGGACGTTGTGATTACAGCGGATGCAGCCCAGGTCAAGCAGGCACGGAAAGCGAAGATTCCAACCATTAATGCGATGTATCAGACGTTTGCAGGCTTACGGCAATCTGTGAATCTAACCGCACAAGTCTTGGGTGGTACAGCGCCAAAGATTGCAAAAGCGTATCAAAAAACACTGACGACCAATCTTAATGACGTTAAGACCCAGCTCAAAGGTGTGACGTCCAAGCCTAAAGTTCTGCATTTCGTGAACGCTACGAATTTAAATCAAGTGGACGGTACTGGGACAATCGTGAACGAGTGGATCAAAGCAGCAGGTGGTCAAAACGCCTTAACACAAAAGGGTAACATGATTTCAGTTACGACTGAAACGTTGGCTAAGTCTAATCCTGACGTCATTATCGTTGGGAGTGCAACGACAGCTGAAGCCAGGGCAGCGTTGAAGAAAAACGCCGTCTTGAGCAAACTGACCGCTGTCAAAAAGAATCGGGTGTACGGTAACCCTCAGGGAACGTTCCCCTGGGATCGCTACAGTGCTGAGGAAGCTTTACAAGTGTTGTGGGCAGCTAAAAAATTACACCCGGATCAGTTCCAAGATTTGGATATGGTCGTGAAAACCAAAGCTTTCTATCAGCAGTTTTATCATTATCAGTTAAGTACGGCGCAAGCTAACCGGTTATTGAATGGTGCCTCGACGCCCAAATAA
- a CDS encoding FecCD family ABC transporter permease: MVKTRRRGYGILLLTTLVLIGLMLVALSLGRYQLSLSELIATLTGQTSVSPVIHNIVFSLRLPRILAAAAIGAALAISGTAYQSIFQNPLVSPDLLGVSNGAAVGAALAILLGWHTVGTQILAFALGLIAVLFSVGIPRLIHQSSTLALVLAGIVISGLMQAILGLLKYLADPESQLQDIVYWQLGSLAKVNLNSLGAVLPLLIVGMVILLIMRWRLTVLALGNQVAFAQGINVRLERGLVILSATMLTASAVCLSGTIGWIGLIVPHMARIIIGENTKWSLPLSGLIGAIFLLVVDTLARTLSAGEIPLSILTGFIGTPIFIAILLSKKVAL; encoded by the coding sequence ATGGTCAAAACACGTCGGCGCGGTTATGGCATTTTATTACTGACGACCCTTGTGTTGATTGGGTTAATGCTAGTGGCACTTTCTCTAGGCCGTTACCAATTAAGCCTCAGTGAGCTTATCGCCACGCTCACCGGTCAGACATCCGTTAGTCCGGTCATTCATAATATCGTTTTCAGTCTGCGTTTACCACGAATCTTGGCCGCGGCCGCAATTGGTGCCGCTCTCGCCATCTCGGGGACTGCCTATCAGAGTATTTTTCAAAATCCCTTAGTTTCGCCTGATCTGCTGGGTGTTTCAAATGGTGCGGCGGTCGGCGCAGCCTTAGCAATTCTGTTAGGTTGGCACACCGTTGGCACACAGATTTTAGCGTTCGCTCTCGGACTAATCGCCGTCTTATTTAGTGTGGGGATTCCCCGTCTGATCCATCAATCGAGCACACTAGCCTTAGTCTTAGCCGGGATCGTCATTAGTGGGTTGATGCAGGCAATTCTAGGCCTACTGAAATACTTAGCTGACCCGGAGTCACAATTACAAGACATCGTTTACTGGCAGCTTGGTAGCTTAGCAAAAGTAAACCTCAATAGTCTCGGAGCCGTTTTGCCGTTACTCATCGTTGGCATGGTAATCTTACTAATTATGCGCTGGCGCTTAACCGTCTTAGCCCTGGGCAACCAAGTGGCTTTTGCCCAAGGAATTAACGTCCGCTTGGAACGCGGTCTAGTAATTCTTAGCGCCACGATGTTGACTGCTAGTGCTGTGTGCTTGAGTGGCACTATCGGTTGGATTGGTTTGATTGTCCCCCACATGGCGCGGATTATTATTGGCGAAAATACCAAGTGGTCGTTACCCCTGTCCGGTCTAATCGGCGCAATCTTTCTACTAGTTGTGGACACTCTCGCGCGTACCTTATCAGCTGGTGAAATTCCATTAAGCATTCTGACAGGCTTCATCGGTACACCGATTTTTATTGCAATTCTGTTATCAAAGAAGGTGGCACTATGA
- a CDS encoding ABC transporter ATP-binding protein, with protein MTALLSAEHLAFHYPQQADLFTDLQLQLDHGEILTLLGPNGIGKSTLLKCLLGLLTPTAGTLTLNGQPLATLTPKQRARIIAYVPQTIPTTTSLSVRDYLLTGRTPYLNFAQSPGTTDIALADRVLKTLQLSELTARTINTLSGGQAQLVTIARALMQEPQLIILDEPTAALDFGRQQQLLNLVQQLADQNIAVILTTHNPNHALILKQRVGLFGASGHFDYGGIELLTEPRLQATYQTKLRLLYVPELGRTICEF; from the coding sequence ATGACCGCACTTTTATCAGCTGAACATTTGGCTTTTCACTATCCACAACAGGCCGACCTCTTTACCGATTTACAGTTACAACTGGACCATGGTGAAATATTGACTTTGCTTGGCCCCAACGGTATCGGCAAATCGACACTGTTAAAATGTCTGTTAGGATTACTCACACCAACAGCCGGAACACTCACTTTGAACGGCCAACCATTAGCTACACTAACGCCCAAACAGCGGGCACGGATTATCGCTTACGTGCCCCAGACGATTCCAACAACGACTAGTTTGAGCGTCCGTGACTACTTATTGACCGGACGCACCCCCTACTTAAACTTCGCTCAGTCCCCAGGTACGACCGATATTGCCCTGGCAGACCGCGTCCTAAAAACGTTGCAGCTCAGTGAATTAACGGCGCGCACCATCAACACGTTAAGTGGCGGCCAGGCCCAACTGGTTACAATTGCGCGCGCCTTGATGCAAGAACCTCAGTTGATTATCTTAGATGAACCGACTGCAGCTCTTGATTTCGGCCGTCAACAGCAGCTTTTGAACCTCGTCCAGCAACTAGCTGATCAGAACATTGCAGTCATTTTAACCACGCATAACCCGAACCACGCGCTAATTTTAAAACAGCGAGTCGGATTATTCGGTGCTAGCGGACACTTCGATTACGGTGGCATCGAGCTACTAACCGAACCACGCCTACAAGCCACTTACCAAACGAAGCTCCGACTACTATACGTCCCAGAACTGGGCCGCACGATTTGCGAGTTTTAA